In one Brienomyrus brachyistius isolate T26 chromosome 12, BBRACH_0.4, whole genome shotgun sequence genomic region, the following are encoded:
- the dok1b gene encoding docking protein 1b translates to MDTHVKEGQLYVQHQKFGKKWKKSWFVLYPASQNGIARLEFFDGSNVSEKPNTKKLDKKIIRLAECISILPAVTEACPKENMAAFCVETNDKTHIFAAEKQTTAEWVEKMCEIAFQKGSGTDSNGQELQMADNLIYYSREEVNEYWVSVQRTEASERCSLQGTYWLKADSESLILKEPNTKKMLLMWPYKLLRRYGRDKVMFSFEAGRRCESGPGNFTFETKQGNEIFAIVEAAIREQKAQAEERHQSCPSLDLDSGSLQQNRSPNSDSGGDPDADSGGSKPGSADGVFGRKDAEGKNLKSRMLPEPPPPVSSTPPRSPLTRGTRSAPPEEDQSSLYSEPADSVRIPPSSVDYLYSDPVDSIKTPMPVPRQRPQGDEGARNQGNKQEPLYSDIYDRVDLTQRTAALVLDGRARNGARQVEGAPMEHIYDEPEGRGTPQGATVYDEARFEPQAWRNRGLEDPLLGHEFPYNSTTDDYSVPAYSKQQQLRAKGPKPLPAPKPNKALVPRKDPPALPQGKVGANLNNNNSGNGAKHTDIYSQIARRKSPSSAWHSGLSCSPDVIYDNLGNI, encoded by the exons ATGGACACACACGTCAAAGAGGGGCAACTTTACGTGCAGCACCAGAAGTTTGGCAAG AAATGGAAAAAGAGCTGGTTTGTGTTGTATCCTGCCAGCCAGAATGGAATTGCACGGCTAGAGTTCTTCGACGGCAGCAATGTCAGTGAGAAACCTAATACCAAGAAGCTGGACAAGAAGATCATCCGGTTGGCTGAGTGCATCAGCATCCTGCCAGCCGTCACCGAGGCCTGTCCCAAAGAAAACATGGCCGCTTTCTGTGTGGAGACCAATGACAAGACTCACATCTTTGCTGCTGAGAAGCAGACCACTGCTGAGTGGGTGGAAAAGATGTGTGAGATCGCTTTCCAG AAGGGCAGCGGGACAGACTCCAATGGCCAGGAGCTGCAGATGGCAGACAACCTGATTTACTACTCCAGGGAAGAAG TGAATGAGTACTGGGTGAGTGTGCAGCGGACGGAGGCCTCGGAGCGCTGTAGCCTCCAGGGCACGTACTGGCTGAAGGCCGACAGCGAGAGCCTGATCCTGAAGGAGCCCAACACCAAGAAGATGCTGCTGATGTGGCCATATAAGCTGCTTCGTCGCTATGGCCGAGATAAG GTCATGTTCTCATTTGAGGCGGGACGGCGCTGCGAATCGGGTCCTGGGAACTTCACCTTCGAGACGAAGCAGGGTAACGAGATCTTTGCGATTGTGGAAGCTGCTATCCGGGAGCAGAAGGCCCAGGCAGAAGAGCGGCACCAGAGCTGTCCATCACTGGATCTGGACAGTGGCTCGCTCCAGCAGAATCGCTCTCCCAATTCTGATAGCGGCGGCGACCCAGATGCTGATTCTGGGGGCAGTAAGCCTGGGTCAGCTGATGGTGTCTTTGGGAGGAAGGATGCGGAAGGGAAGAACCTGAAAAGCCGCATGCTTCcagaaccccctcccccagtgtcCAGCACCCCACCCCGCTCCCCTCTGACCCGTGGTACCAGGAGTGCCCCTCCTGAGGAGGACCAGAGCAGTTTGTACTCTGAGCCAGCAGATTCAGTACGCATTCCCCCCTCCTCTGTGGACTACCTGTACTCTGACCCTGTGGACAGCATCAAGACCCCCATGCCGGTGCCACGGCAACGACCCCAGGGGGATGAAGGTGCACGCAACCAGGGCAACAAGCAAGAGCCATTGTACTCGGACATCTACGACCGGGTAGACCTTACACAGCGGACTGCAGCTTTGGTGCTCGATGGGAGGGCGCGAAACGGAGCTCGGCAGGTGGAAGGGGCACCCATGGAGCACATCTACGACGAACCGGAAGGTCGCGGTACACCCCAGGGGGCCACAGTTTATGACGAAGCCCGATTCGAGCCCCAGGCCTGGAGAAACCGAGGGCTGGAGGACCCCCTGCTTGGCCATGAGTTCCCCTACAACTCCACAACCGATGATTACTCTGTCCCAGCATACAGCAAACAGCAACAACTCCGAGCCAAGGGCCCCAAGCCTCTCCCAGCCCCCAAACCTAACAAGGCGTTAGTGCCTCGTAAGGACCCGCCTGCACTGCCGCAAGGCAAGGTAGGTGCCAAcctgaacaacaacaacagcggTAACGGAGCTAAGCACACAGATATCTATAGCCAGATCGCCAGACGCAAGTCACCATCCAGTGCTTGGCACTCCGGCTTGTCATGCTCTCCTGATGTCATCTATGACAACCTTGGGAACATCTAA